Proteins encoded in a region of the Pseudomonas syringae KCTC 12500 genome:
- a CDS encoding response regulator transcription factor codes for MNSVFIIDDHPVIRMAVRMLLENENYEVVGETDNGVDAMQMVRECMPDLIILDISIPKLDGLEVLARFNTMGLPSKILVLTSQTPNLFAIRCMQSGASGYVCKQEDLSELLSSVKAVLSGYNYFPSQALTCAVREDGQTNELELFKLVNDRELMVLQLFAQGRSNKEIAKGMFLSNKTVSTYKTRLMQKLKTRTLVELIEMAKRNALV; via the coding sequence ATGAACTCAGTTTTTATCATCGACGATCATCCGGTCATCCGGATGGCGGTCAGAATGCTCCTGGAGAATGAAAATTATGAGGTGGTCGGCGAAACCGACAACGGTGTCGACGCCATGCAGATGGTGCGTGAATGCATGCCCGACCTGATCATCCTCGACATCAGCATCCCCAAGCTCGACGGCCTCGAGGTGCTGGCCCGCTTCAATACGATGGGGCTGCCCTCCAAGATTCTGGTGCTGACGTCGCAGACCCCCAACCTGTTTGCCATTCGCTGCATGCAATCAGGTGCCTCGGGTTATGTGTGCAAGCAGGAAGACCTTAGCGAACTGCTCAGTTCGGTGAAAGCGGTATTATCCGGCTACAATTACTTTCCCAGTCAGGCGTTGACGTGCGCAGTTCGTGAAGATGGCCAGACCAACGAGCTGGAGCTGTTCAAGTTGGTCAATGACCGCGAACTGATGGTCTTGCAGTTATTTGCCCAAGGCCGTTCCAACAAGGAAATAGCCAAGGGCATGTTTCTCAGTAACAAAACCGTCAGCACTTACAAAACACGGCTTATGCAAAAACTGAAAACCAGAACCTTGGTAGAACTTATCGAGATGGCAAAACGCAACGCGCTAGTGTGA
- a CDS encoding response regulator: MSTHSLRILLVEDHPFQLIATQVLLNNHGYFLLTPVLTAAEAMAAMQRSAEPYGLVLCDQCLPDMSGLDLIDEAARHGWLRQAILLSGLPDKQLENLQQLALQRDLPLLGCLSKPLHGPDLSRLLGHLVD, translated from the coding sequence ATGTCCACACATAGCCTGCGCATCCTTCTGGTGGAAGATCACCCGTTTCAATTGATCGCCACTCAGGTGCTGCTCAACAACCATGGCTACTTCCTGCTGACGCCCGTGCTGACGGCTGCCGAGGCCATGGCCGCCATGCAACGCAGCGCCGAACCGTACGGGCTTGTGCTGTGCGATCAGTGCCTGCCGGACATGTCAGGCCTCGACCTGATCGACGAGGCAGCCCGACACGGCTGGCTGCGCCAGGCGATTCTGCTCAGCGGCTTGCCGGATAAACAGCTTGAAAACCTGCAGCAACTCGCCCTGCAGCGCGATCTCCCCCTGCTCGGCTGCCTGAGCAAGCCCCTGCACGGGCCCGACCTCAGCCGCCTGCTGGGGCACCTCGTTGACTGA
- a CDS encoding deoxyguanosinetriphosphate triphosphohydrolase encodes MDWQTLLNRERLGKTLHSPEELGRSPFHKDHDRIIFSGAFRRLGRKTQVHPVSSNDHIHTRLTHSLEVSCVGRSLGMRVGETLRSALPEWCDPSDLGMVVQSACLAHDIGNPPFGHSGEDAIRNWFNQAAGRGWLDAMSDTERNDFLNFEGNAQGFRVLTQLEYHQFDGGTRLTYATLGTYLKYPWTARHADSLGYKKHKFGCYQSELPILEQIAGKLGLPQLEDQRWARHPLVYLMEAADDICYALIDLEDGLEMDLLNYAEVESLLLGLVGDDLPETYRQLGPGDSRRRKLAILRGKAIEHLTNAAARAFVEQQDALLAGTLPGDLVEHMHGPAKRCVLNAKDMARKKIFQDKRKTLHEIGAYTTLEILLNAFCGAAVEQFGGRTPSFKHRRILDLLGNSAPDPKAPLHASFLRMIDFIAGMTDSYASEMAREMTGRSGQI; translated from the coding sequence TTGGATTGGCAAACACTGCTTAACCGCGAACGACTGGGCAAGACCCTGCACAGCCCCGAGGAACTGGGGCGCAGTCCGTTTCACAAGGACCATGACCGGATCATCTTTTCCGGGGCCTTCCGCCGCTTGGGACGCAAGACCCAGGTGCATCCGGTGTCCAGCAATGATCATATCCATACGCGCCTGACCCATTCGCTGGAAGTCAGTTGTGTCGGCCGTTCGCTGGGGATGCGTGTCGGCGAAACGCTGCGCTCTGCCCTGCCTGAATGGTGCGATCCGAGCGACCTGGGCATGGTCGTGCAATCGGCTTGTCTGGCCCACGACATCGGCAATCCGCCGTTCGGCCATTCGGGCGAAGATGCAATTCGCAACTGGTTCAATCAGGCGGCCGGGCGCGGCTGGCTCGACGCGATGAGCGACACCGAGCGCAATGACTTCCTCAATTTCGAAGGCAATGCCCAAGGGTTCCGGGTGCTGACGCAGCTGGAATACCACCAGTTCGACGGCGGCACCCGCCTGACCTACGCCACATTGGGCACATACCTCAAATACCCGTGGACCGCACGCCACGCGGACTCGCTGGGCTACAAGAAGCACAAGTTCGGCTGCTATCAAAGTGAACTGCCGATCCTTGAGCAGATCGCCGGCAAGCTGGGTTTGCCGCAGCTCGAAGACCAGCGTTGGGCGCGTCATCCGCTGGTGTATCTGATGGAGGCGGCCGACGACATCTGTTACGCCCTGATCGATCTGGAAGACGGTCTGGAGATGGACCTGCTCAACTACGCAGAAGTGGAATCGCTTTTGCTCGGGCTGGTCGGCGACGATCTTCCGGAAACCTACCGACAACTGGGCCCGGGCGACTCACGACGGCGCAAACTGGCAATCCTGCGTGGCAAGGCCATCGAGCACTTGACCAACGCGGCCGCCAGAGCCTTCGTCGAGCAGCAGGACGCCTTGCTGGCAGGCACCCTGCCTGGCGACCTGGTCGAGCACATGCACGGCCCGGCCAAACGCTGTGTGCTCAACGCCAAGGACATGGCGCGCAAGAAAATCTTTCAGGACAAGCGCAAGACACTGCATGAAATAGGTGCCTACACCACGCTGGAGATCCTCCTCAACGCATTCTGCGGCGCGGCCGTCGAGCAGTTCGGCGGCAGGACGCCATCGTTCAAGCATCGACGCATCCTCGATTTACTGGGTAACAGCGCGCCCGATCCCAAGGCACCGCTGCATGCCTCGTTCCTGCGCATGATCGACTTCATTGCGGGCATGACCGACAGCTACGCCAGTGAAATGGCCCGGGAAATGACTGGCCGCTCCGGCCAAATATAG
- a CDS encoding phage holin family protein — MTLGTESAPPEGTPGASPRRLGAAFLGLLHTHVELFGIELQEQKARTVSLLLFAGLALVFGLLLLTGLSALLLIVLWDSYRLAGIVGLCTFYLLAAIFCGLRLKAAIFDESSPFHATLEELANDRERLMP, encoded by the coding sequence ATGACTCTGGGAACGGAATCAGCACCGCCCGAGGGAACTCCGGGCGCTTCACCGCGGCGCCTGGGCGCTGCCTTCCTTGGCCTGTTGCACACTCACGTCGAGCTGTTCGGCATCGAATTGCAGGAACAGAAAGCGCGAACCGTCAGCCTGCTGCTGTTCGCCGGTCTGGCCTTGGTTTTCGGCCTGCTGCTGCTCACCGGGCTCTCGGCCTTGCTGCTGATCGTTCTGTGGGACAGCTATCGCCTGGCCGGCATCGTTGGCCTGTGTACGTTTTACCTGCTAGCCGCGATCTTCTGTGGATTGCGCCTCAAGGCAGCGATCTTCGACGAGTCTTCGCCCTTCCACGCGACCCTCGAAGAACTGGCCAATGACCGTGAGCGATTGATGCCATGA
- a CDS encoding DUF883 family protein: protein MARETAQNAQEILRADFQVLVADTEKLLAHTASLAGDQADELRAQIRESLLRAKETLKTTEDSLRERGEAAVVATEDYVQNNPWQSVGIAAGVGFLIGLLATRR, encoded by the coding sequence ATGGCCCGCGAAACTGCACAGAATGCTCAGGAAATCCTGAGAGCCGACTTCCAGGTGCTGGTTGCCGACACTGAGAAATTACTGGCGCATACCGCCTCTCTGGCGGGTGATCAGGCCGATGAACTGCGCGCCCAGATCCGTGAAAGTCTGCTGCGTGCCAAGGAAACCCTGAAGACCACCGAAGATTCGTTGCGCGAGCGCGGTGAAGCGGCAGTGGTTGCCACCGAAGATTACGTTCAGAACAACCCCTGGCAGTCAGTCGGTATCGCCGCAGGTGTCGGCTTTCTGATCGGTCTGCTGGCTACAAGGCGCTAA
- a CDS encoding acyltransferase family protein codes for MERLYSLQGLRGVAVLGVVLFHMMSVESKFSGGDILLPPWLDFFQLGVDLFFVISGFVMVIVSRGRFQSAIEAQRFLFNRVSRIYPTYWLYFFITLAVYLVQPGMVNSGHGSSSLIMSFLLLPNDKVLLVMVAWSLLFELWFYVVFSGFLLFRERSLPFLLGGWCLIIVAFNTLADWQDYSPAVKIILHPYALEFMLGAALALFFYGRHSARVPTAAVWLLLGVALLAAVPLIGYYRLYESQGLLRMLMVGGTFGMLVVTLALLERRRHLRVPGFLVAVGDMSYTVYLSHLLVLGVIGRVWSLVGAWPESYLDNLFFALLMMAAAVCYGWVGYRCFEKPVLDRANAFSKAHFRVST; via the coding sequence ATGGAGCGGCTGTATTCCCTGCAGGGGCTCAGGGGCGTAGCGGTCCTTGGCGTTGTGTTGTTTCACATGATGTCGGTAGAGAGCAAGTTTTCCGGGGGCGATATCCTTCTGCCGCCCTGGCTCGATTTTTTTCAGTTGGGCGTCGATCTGTTCTTCGTCATCAGCGGATTCGTCATGGTGATTGTCAGCCGTGGCCGTTTTCAGAGCGCAATCGAAGCCCAGCGGTTTCTGTTCAATCGGGTATCGCGGATCTATCCCACGTACTGGTTGTACTTTTTCATCACCCTGGCGGTTTATCTGGTGCAGCCGGGCATGGTCAACAGCGGGCATGGCTCGTCCAGTCTGATCATGTCGTTCCTGCTGTTGCCCAACGACAAGGTGCTGCTGGTGATGGTGGCCTGGTCGCTGCTGTTCGAACTGTGGTTTTACGTGGTGTTCTCCGGCTTTCTGCTGTTTCGCGAGCGCAGCCTGCCGTTTCTGCTCGGCGGCTGGTGTCTGATCATCGTGGCGTTCAACACGCTGGCAGACTGGCAGGACTATTCCCCGGCAGTAAAGATCATCCTGCATCCCTATGCCCTCGAGTTCATGCTTGGCGCCGCGCTGGCCTTGTTCTTTTACGGTCGCCACAGTGCCCGCGTGCCGACTGCTGCGGTCTGGTTACTGCTCGGTGTCGCGTTGTTGGCGGCGGTGCCCCTGATCGGCTATTACCGGCTGTATGAGAGTCAGGGGTTGCTGCGCATGCTCATGGTCGGCGGCACGTTCGGCATGCTGGTGGTGACGCTGGCATTGCTCGAACGGCGTCGACACCTGCGGGTGCCCGGGTTTCTGGTTGCCGTGGGCGATATGTCCTACACGGTCTACCTGTCTCATCTGCTGGTGCTGGGGGTGATCGGCAGGGTCTGGAGTCTGGTGGGAGCCTGGCCCGAAAGCTACCTGGACAACCTGTTTTTCGCGCTGCTGATGATGGCTGCGGCGGTGTGCTATGGCTGGGTCGGTTATCGTTGTTTCGAGAAACCGGTACTGGATCGCGCCAATGCGTTCAGCAAGGCGCATTTTCGGGTGTCGACGTGA
- a CDS encoding glutaredoxin family protein, translated as MPPECQLFSTLGCPLCEVAEAVLLPFAIEHGLLVELVDICEDEQLLERYELRVPVLRRVDTGDELDWPFDAPQVASFLSR; from the coding sequence ATGCCCCCCGAATGTCAGCTGTTCAGCACCCTGGGATGCCCGCTGTGCGAGGTTGCCGAAGCGGTTTTACTGCCGTTCGCCATCGAACACGGCCTGCTGGTTGAGCTGGTCGACATCTGCGAGGATGAGCAACTGCTTGAACGCTACGAGTTGCGCGTTCCTGTGTTGCGGCGAGTCGACACCGGCGACGAGCTGGACTGGCCATTTGACGCGCCTCAAGTGGCGTCGTTTCTGAGTCGTTGA
- the pcaQ gene encoding pca operon transcription factor PcaQ, producing the protein MNIDTRIKFRHLVCFLEVARQGSLARASDVLAISQPALSKSLKELETLLDTTLFVRSKSGAALTEAGVAFMRFAGPSVQALREGVSSLRSGEHDTVTARLGVLSTAESLLVPEVVHRLHQQHPALIVSVMTGPSAYLLSQLRVGELDLVVGRMTDSPQIQGLTFEHLYNESMTLVVRSDHPLLAAPLKPESLEQFPLVLPLAGTTIRKFADSLFVQCGIRMPRQRLETLSLTLSRRYVQCSDAVWIAPLDAVSLELKGGTLVELDMGIREPGGSVGLCSNPALPLTRAAQWCVDELRRLGEAYRNI; encoded by the coding sequence GTGAATATCGATACACGCATCAAATTTCGCCATCTGGTCTGCTTTCTAGAAGTGGCCCGGCAGGGCAGTCTGGCGCGTGCTTCCGACGTTCTGGCGATCAGTCAGCCGGCGCTGTCGAAAAGTCTCAAAGAGCTGGAAACCCTGCTCGACACCACGCTGTTCGTGCGCAGTAAAAGTGGTGCGGCACTCACTGAAGCGGGCGTGGCGTTCATGCGCTTTGCCGGGCCCAGCGTGCAGGCCCTGCGCGAGGGCGTCAGCAGTCTGCGTTCGGGTGAGCACGACACGGTCACTGCACGACTGGGCGTACTGTCGACGGCCGAAAGCCTGTTGGTGCCCGAGGTGGTTCATCGCCTGCACCAGCAGCACCCGGCGCTGATCGTCAGCGTAATGACCGGGCCCAGTGCCTATCTGCTGTCGCAATTGAGGGTAGGGGAGCTGGATCTGGTGGTCGGGCGCATGACGGACAGTCCGCAGATTCAGGGCCTGACGTTCGAGCACCTGTACAACGAGTCGATGACGCTGGTGGTGCGCAGCGATCACCCGTTGCTGGCTGCGCCGCTCAAGCCCGAAAGTCTGGAGCAGTTCCCGCTGGTGCTGCCGCTGGCAGGCACGACCATCCGCAAGTTTGCCGACAGCCTGTTCGTACAGTGCGGTATCCGCATGCCACGTCAGCGCCTTGAAACCCTTTCGCTCACCCTCAGCCGTCGCTATGTGCAATGCAGCGATGCGGTGTGGATCGCGCCGCTGGATGCCGTGTCGCTGGAGTTGAAAGGCGGCACACTGGTCGAGCTGGACATGGGTATTCGTGAACCGGGCGGTTCGGTCGGTTTGTGCAGCAACCCGGCCTTGCCACTCACGCGCGCAGCGCAGTGGTGCGTGGACGAGCTGCGGCGCCTTGGAGAGGCCTATCGCAACATCTAG
- the pcaH gene encoding protocatechuate 3,4-dioxygenase subunit beta — translation MSAADNSRFVIRDRNWHPKALTPDYKTSILRSPRQALVSIPQSISETTGPDFSHLKFGQHDNDLLLNFNNGGLPIGERILLAGRVCDQYGKPIPHTLVEIWQANAGGRYRHKRDAYLAPIDPNFGGVGRALTDSEGNYSFRTVKPGPYPWRNGPNDWRPAHIHVSISGPSIATRLITQLYFEGDPLIPICPIVKAIANPDAVQSLIARLDLGLGNPMDCLAYRFDIVLRGQRKTHFENC, via the coding sequence ATGTCTGCCGCGGACAACAGCCGCTTCGTCATTCGTGACCGAAACTGGCATCCAAAAGCTCTCACCCCTGATTACAAGACCTCGATCCTGCGCTCGCCGCGTCAGGCGCTGGTCAGTATCCCGCAGTCCATTTCCGAAACCACCGGCCCGGATTTCTCGCATTTGAAATTCGGCCAGCACGATAACGACCTGCTGCTCAATTTCAACAACGGTGGGCTGCCCATCGGCGAGCGTATCCTGCTGGCCGGGCGGGTCTGCGATCAGTACGGAAAGCCGATCCCGCATACGCTGGTGGAGATCTGGCAGGCCAACGCCGGCGGGCGTTATCGCCACAAGCGCGATGCCTATCTGGCGCCTATCGATCCCAATTTCGGCGGCGTCGGACGTGCGTTGACCGACAGCGAAGGCAATTACAGCTTCCGTACCGTCAAGCCAGGGCCTTACCCGTGGCGCAACGGTCCCAACGACTGGCGCCCGGCGCACATTCATGTGTCGATCAGCGGGCCGTCGATTGCCACACGGCTGATCACTCAGTTGTATTTCGAAGGCGACCCGCTGATTCCGATCTGCCCGATCGTCAAGGCCATCGCCAACCCAGACGCCGTGCAGAGCCTGATTGCCAGGCTCGACCTCGGCCTGGGCAATCCGATGGATTGCCTGGCGTATCGCTTTGACATCGTGTTGCGCGGCCAGCGCAAGACTCACTTCGAAAACTGCTGA
- the pcaG gene encoding protocatechuate 3,4-dioxygenase subunit alpha, with the protein MPVQLLQETPSQTAGPYVHIGLAPQVAGNPTRELEIWNEMARPEAPGEHIVLLGNVFDGNGHLIRDAYLEFWQADHQGAYHSEFDPDRPFNGFGRTATTDDGQWILKTIKPGSARNAAGVPMAAHINVSLFARGINIHLQTRLYFDDEAQANAQDPVLNLIEQPPRRETLVARRCTHEGQTAYRFDIRVQGEGKTVFFDF; encoded by the coding sequence ATGCCCGTTCAATTGCTGCAGGAAACCCCTTCGCAAACCGCTGGCCCTTACGTTCACATCGGTCTTGCACCGCAGGTGGCCGGCAACCCGACCCGCGAGCTGGAAATCTGGAACGAGATGGCCAGGCCCGAGGCGCCCGGCGAGCACATCGTGTTGCTGGGCAACGTCTTCGACGGCAACGGTCACCTGATCCGTGATGCCTATCTGGAGTTCTGGCAGGCGGATCATCAGGGTGCGTATCACAGCGAATTCGACCCGGACAGGCCGTTCAACGGCTTTGGTCGCACGGCTACCACGGACGATGGCCAATGGATCCTGAAGACCATCAAACCAGGCTCGGCGCGCAATGCGGCGGGCGTGCCGATGGCGGCGCACATCAATGTTTCGCTGTTTGCGCGGGGCATCAATATTCATCTGCAGACGCGGTTGTATTTCGACGACGAAGCCCAGGCGAACGCGCAGGACCCGGTGCTCAATCTGATTGAGCAGCCCCCGCGCCGCGAAACCCTGGTGGCACGTCGTTGCACGCACGAGGGGCAGACGGCCTATCGTTTTGATATCCGCGTACAGGGTGAGGGCAAGACAGTGTTTTTCGATTTCTGA
- a CDS encoding MFS transporter, giving the protein MTLSAGSPASSTLDVQAFINAQPLSGYQWRVVALCFLIVFLDGLDTAAMGFIAPALSQDWGIDRASLGPVMSAALIGMVFGALGSGPLADRFGRKVVLVVAVLLFGLFSLASAYSSNIDQLLVLRLLTGLGLGAAMPNATTLLSEYTPERLKSLLVTSMFCGFNLGMACGGFVSAKLIPSMGWHSLLMLGGILPLLLGLVLMVWLPESARFLVVRNRGAERIRKVLAPIAPKALAGITDFSVPEQKTVSSRNVLKVIFSGNYSAGTLLLWLTYFMGLVIVYLLTSWLPTLMRDSGASMEQSAFIGALFQFGGVLSAVGVGWAMDRYNPHKVIGCAYALAGVFAWLVGQSLGNVALLATLVLLAGMCINGAQSAMPSLAARFYPTQGRATGVSWMLGIGRFGAILGAWAGATLLGLGWTFEQVLTALVIPAALAAIAVLIKGWVSHSDAT; this is encoded by the coding sequence ATGACGCTTTCCGCCGGCAGCCCCGCGTCGAGTACGCTCGACGTTCAGGCCTTCATCAATGCACAACCGCTATCCGGGTATCAGTGGCGAGTGGTTGCGCTGTGTTTTCTGATCGTGTTTCTCGACGGCCTCGATACGGCCGCAATGGGCTTCATTGCACCCGCACTCAGCCAGGATTGGGGGATCGATCGGGCCAGCCTGGGGCCGGTGATGAGCGCTGCGCTGATCGGCATGGTATTCGGCGCGCTGGGTTCCGGCCCGCTGGCCGACCGCTTCGGGCGCAAGGTGGTGCTGGTGGTCGCGGTGCTGCTGTTCGGTCTTTTCAGTCTGGCCTCAGCCTACAGCAGCAACATCGATCAATTGCTGGTACTGCGCCTGTTGACCGGGCTGGGTCTTGGCGCGGCGATGCCCAACGCCACCACCTTGCTGTCGGAATATACCCCCGAGCGGCTCAAGTCGTTGCTGGTGACGAGCATGTTCTGCGGTTTCAATCTGGGCATGGCGTGCGGCGGTTTTGTATCAGCCAAACTGATCCCCAGCATGGGCTGGCATAGCCTGCTGATGCTGGGCGGTATTCTGCCCCTCCTGCTGGGGTTGGTGCTGATGGTCTGGCTGCCGGAGTCGGCGCGGTTTCTGGTGGTACGCAATCGCGGTGCAGAGCGGATCCGCAAGGTGCTGGCACCGATTGCGCCAAAGGCGCTGGCCGGTATCACTGATTTCAGCGTTCCCGAACAGAAAACGGTCAGCAGCCGCAATGTGCTGAAAGTGATCTTCTCCGGCAACTACAGTGCCGGCACGCTGTTGCTGTGGCTGACGTATTTCATGGGTCTGGTCATCGTCTACCTGCTGACCAGCTGGCTGCCGACGCTGATGCGCGACAGCGGCGCGAGCATGGAACAGTCGGCCTTTATTGGCGCGCTGTTTCAGTTCGGCGGGGTGTTGAGTGCTGTGGGCGTGGGCTGGGCGATGGATCGTTACAACCCGCACAAGGTCATTGGTTGTGCCTATGCACTGGCGGGGGTGTTCGCCTGGCTGGTCGGGCAGAGTCTGGGTAATGTCGCGCTGTTGGCGACACTGGTGCTGCTGGCCGGCATGTGCATCAACGGCGCGCAGTCGGCAATGCCGTCGCTGGCAGCGCGTTTTTACCCCACTCAGGGGCGTGCCACGGGCGTGTCGTGGATGCTCGGGATAGGCCGTTTCGGCGCCATTCTCGGCGCCTGGGCCGGTGCCACGCTGCTGGGCCTGGGCTGGACGTTCGAGCAGGTGCTGACCGCGCTGGTCATCCCGGCGGCGCTGGCCGCGATAGCGGTGCTGATCAAGGGCTGGGTCAGTCATTCGGACGCTACCTGA
- a CDS encoding 3-carboxy-cis,cis-muconate cycloisomerase: MNRASNQLFDAYFMQPEMREIFSDEGRVQGMLDFEAALARAQARVGLIPPEVVADIELSCDARLFDFDALAIAIGSAGNSAIPLVKALGKQIAARSAEAERYVHMGATSQDVMDSGLVLQLRRAIVLLERDLSRLADAMAEQAQCHACTPLAGRTWLQQATPVTLGMKIAGWLGAVTRHRQRLNEIKPRLLCLQFGGASGSLAALGDQAFSVAEALADELQLALPEQPWHTQRDRLVEFAGLLGLIAGSLGKLGRDVSLLMQTEVGEVFEPSAPGKGGSSTMPHKRNPVGAAVMISTATRAPGLVATMLSAMPQEHERSLGLWHAEWETLPELCCLVSGSLQQALQVIPGLQVDAERMAINLQSTKGLVLAEAVSIALAQRIGRDAAHHLVEQCCRRAVEQGAHLRQVLGETPQVSEQFSSDELDRLLDPAHYLGQARHWVERAVAEHTRISQ; this comes from the coding sequence GTGAACAGAGCGAGCAATCAACTTTTCGATGCCTACTTCATGCAACCCGAAATGCGCGAGATCTTTTCCGATGAAGGCCGGGTGCAGGGCATGCTCGATTTCGAGGCTGCGCTGGCCCGGGCACAGGCGCGCGTCGGCCTGATCCCGCCCGAGGTGGTCGCCGACATCGAGCTGAGCTGCGACGCACGGCTGTTCGATTTCGACGCGCTGGCAATCGCCATCGGCAGTGCCGGCAATTCAGCGATTCCGCTGGTCAAGGCGCTGGGCAAACAGATTGCCGCACGCAGCGCTGAAGCCGAGCGCTACGTGCACATGGGCGCGACCAGTCAGGATGTGATGGACAGCGGGCTGGTCCTGCAACTACGTCGAGCCATCGTGCTGCTTGAGCGTGACCTCAGTCGACTGGCCGATGCGATGGCTGAGCAGGCACAGTGTCATGCCTGCACGCCCCTGGCCGGACGCACTTGGCTGCAGCAGGCCACGCCGGTCACATTGGGGATGAAAATCGCCGGCTGGCTGGGCGCAGTCACTCGCCATCGACAGCGCTTGAACGAGATCAAACCGCGCCTGCTGTGCCTGCAGTTCGGTGGTGCGTCCGGCAGCCTCGCGGCGCTGGGCGATCAGGCCTTTTCGGTGGCCGAAGCGCTGGCCGATGAATTGCAACTGGCGTTGCCCGAGCAGCCCTGGCACACCCAGCGCGACCGACTGGTGGAGTTTGCCGGTCTGTTGGGCCTGATCGCCGGCAGTCTCGGCAAGCTGGGGCGCGATGTGAGCCTGTTGATGCAGACCGAAGTGGGCGAGGTCTTCGAGCCTTCGGCGCCGGGCAAGGGCGGATCTTCGACCATGCCGCACAAACGCAACCCGGTCGGCGCCGCGGTCATGATCAGCACCGCCACTCGCGCACCGGGGCTGGTGGCCACCATGCTGTCGGCCATGCCGCAGGAGCACGAACGCAGCCTGGGCCTGTGGCATGCCGAGTGGGAGACCTTACCGGAACTGTGCTGTCTGGTCTCCGGTTCCCTGCAGCAGGCCTTGCAGGTGATACCCGGTCTGCAGGTCGATGCCGAGCGCATGGCGATCAATCTTCAATCCACCAAAGGCCTGGTTCTCGCCGAGGCAGTGAGCATTGCGCTGGCTCAGCGCATCGGGCGCGATGCTGCCCACCATCTTGTAGAGCAGTGCTGCCGGCGTGCGGTGGAGCAGGGCGCGCATTTGCGTCAGGTGCTCGGCGAAACCCCGCAGGTCAGCGAGCAGTTTTCTTCTGACGAGCTGGATCGTCTGCTCGATCCGGCTCATTACCTTGGCCAGGCTCGCCATTGGGTCGAGCGCGCCGTGGCCGAACACACAAGGATTTCCCAATGA
- the pcaC gene encoding 4-carboxymuconolactone decarboxylase has product MTEDERYQAGMQVRRAVLGDAHVDNSLSKLTPFNEEFQEMITRHAWGDIWTRPGLPRHTRSLITIAMLIGMNREGELRLHLKAAKNNGVTREEIKEVLMQSAIYCGIPAANATFHLAEAVWDEMGVESLQDN; this is encoded by the coding sequence ATGACCGAAGACGAACGTTACCAAGCCGGCATGCAGGTGCGCCGCGCGGTGCTGGGCGATGCGCATGTCGATAACAGCCTGAGCAAACTGACGCCGTTCAATGAAGAGTTTCAGGAGATGATCACTCGTCACGCCTGGGGTGATATCTGGACGCGTCCGGGGTTGCCGCGCCATACGCGCAGCCTGATCACCATCGCGATGCTGATCGGCATGAATCGCGAAGGCGAATTGCGCCTGCACCTCAAGGCCGCGAAAAACAACGGCGTGACCCGCGAGGAAATCAAGGAAGTGCTGATGCAGAGCGCTATCTACTGCGGCATTCCTGCGGCCAATGCAACGTTCCATCTGGCTGAAGCGGTGTGGGATGAAATGGGCGTGGAGTCATTGCAGGACAATTGA